The Pseudophryne corroboree isolate aPseCor3 chromosome 2, aPseCor3.hap2, whole genome shotgun sequence genome has a segment encoding these proteins:
- the FAM110D gene encoding protein FAM110D has protein sequence MTPVTHPAPAHGPTRRVTASDRLEADKAKYVKSPQVIHRRQNPVINANFTPSLSRKLSTSPCSSHSQTEHLFTRHFDHVTHHNDETDYCSYQSHAAISSPFSPNQRSEPKTAFSPRSSLSPGMLRRKPNLSQSEMKKGQSLTPNNKYPKSQGFLTCQHGSDPPPATGNPTTNPHCLRRLSGRRLNRPDSLIIYRQRRDVALTSKENNNEAGLVIRLLQGTPLLRRSARFSQDAPQACNQEVPVSPRLQQRKEVTGMCQTTGYSSSNKEEVSFNEQLTLSSSDVQHFFESCGLEGSLLNLLKNYQRGEDTPMGSLESMDRVSCGITVAGEEKEEKDPVSIIERNARVIKWIYSCHRARTISGHGDKQVSRESTV, from the coding sequence ATGACACCTGTCACTCACCCTGCACCTGCTCATGGACCCACCAGAAGGGTGACTGCATCTGACCGCCTAGAAGCCGATAAAGCAAAATATGTGAAATCTCCACAGGTGATACATCGCAGACAAAACCCAGTCATTAATGCTAACTTTACACCATCTTTATCAAGGAAATTGAGCACATCACCTTGTAGTTCCCATTCACAAACTGAACACTTGTTTACAAGACACTTTGACCATGTTACGCATCACAATGATGAGACAGATTACTGTTCTTATCAAAGTCATGCTGCCATATCCAGCCCTTTTTCACCAAATCAAAGATCTGAACCAAAAACTGCCTTCTCCCCTCGCAGTAGCCTGTCCCCTGGTATGCTAAGAAGGAAACCAAATCTTAGTCAAAGTGAAATGAAGAAAGGCCAGTCACTGACTCCTAACAACAAGTATCCAAAATCACAGGGTTTCCTGACATGTCAACATGGAAGTGACCCTCCACCAGCCACTGGAAACCCAACAACAAATCCACACTGTTTACGGCGGTTGAGTGGTAGAAGACTTAACCGACCTGATTCTCTTATTATTTATAGACAAAGACGAGATGTGGCATTAACTAGCAAGGAAAACAATAATGAGGCAGGACTGGTGATTCGTCTTCTACAAGGGACACCACTATTGAGAAGAAGTGCACGGTTTTCTCAGGATGCTCCTCAGGCCTGCAATCAAGAGGTACCAGTTTCACCTAGGTTACAGCAAAGAAAAGAGGTGACCGGTATGTGCCAGACAACTGGCTACAGTTCCTCTAACAAGGAAGAAGTTTCATTCAATGAGCAGTTGACTCTTTCTTCCTCTGATGTACAACATTTTTTTGAAAGCTGTGGACTTGAGGGCAGTTTGTTAAACTTACTTAAGAACTACCAAAGGGGCGAGGACACACCTATGGGTAGCCTGGAATCTATGGACAGAGTAAGTTGTGGTATCACTGTTGCTGGAGAAGAGAAAGAGGAAAAGGATCCAGTGTCTATAATTGAGCGGAATGCCCGTGTTATAAAGTGGATCTACAGCTGTCATCGAGCACGAACCATTAGTGGGCACGGAGACAAGCAGGTGTCACGGGAATCTACTGTATGA